In Elusimicrobiota bacterium, one DNA window encodes the following:
- a CDS encoding glycogen debranching enzyme family protein gives MAVKSGPVVDLGRAVCGNYSDASEREWLEANGRGGYALGTVAGGNTRRYHGLLTVPRRPPLERVQLVNRSEEALIIGEKRFDLSCQSYPDVVNPKGYDRLESFRLEPFPIWTYAWGDVRFEKSFFLRYGEDTAVAVYRLLAGPALSLEVRPFLTGRDHHTLVRENNRFEGTTRAEGRTLIVDFPGGPVLNVLSDGGRFESAPAWYRNQTYVWEERRGLERQEDAWSPGLYRIPLKPGEAVRVVYAVGRTSMDGAERWEEEERDQRRKIVRASLVRGPLAGALSAAADQFIVSRGEGLTVIAGYPWFGDWSRDALVAFPGLFLATGRWNEAPGFLDTYARHVHEGLLPNRFPEGGESTQYNAVDAPLWFVRAVQAYHRATHDDDRVRAWLPVMREIVDSYQHGNQYDIRMDQDGLIEIPAGDWPLTWMDARVDGKPVTPRNGKPVEIQALWYNALQFLVEIQLKLKEPTRGYDKLAGVARKSFNEKFWNEDAQCLFDVVDGKRREAELRPNGLLAVSLPYEILEEKNFKPLVETTWWELLTPRGLRTLSASHLLYRGRHGGPPADRDRMYHQGTVWPWLLGPFVTAYVKAFGSTEESKKQVVRFLQPLVHHLSEAGVGQVSEFFDGDAPHAPQGCPAQAWSVGEILRVLWEEGITL, from the coding sequence ATGGCCGTCAAATCCGGACCCGTGGTCGACCTCGGCCGCGCCGTCTGCGGAAATTATTCCGACGCCAGCGAACGGGAATGGCTGGAGGCCAACGGCCGGGGCGGCTACGCCCTGGGCACGGTGGCCGGCGGCAACACCCGCCGCTACCACGGCCTCCTGACGGTTCCCCGCCGTCCGCCCTTGGAGCGCGTTCAGCTGGTGAACCGCTCCGAAGAAGCGTTGATCATCGGCGAGAAGCGATTTGATCTTTCCTGCCAATCCTATCCCGACGTCGTCAATCCCAAAGGCTACGACCGCTTGGAATCCTTCCGATTGGAACCGTTCCCCATTTGGACCTACGCGTGGGGCGACGTTCGTTTTGAAAAAAGTTTTTTCCTCCGTTACGGCGAAGACACGGCCGTGGCGGTTTACCGCCTGTTGGCCGGCCCGGCCCTGTCGCTGGAAGTCCGGCCGTTCCTGACGGGGCGCGACCACCACACCCTGGTCAGGGAAAACAATCGCTTCGAAGGCACAACCCGCGCCGAGGGTCGGACGTTGATCGTTGATTTCCCCGGGGGCCCCGTCCTGAATGTTTTGTCGGACGGCGGTCGCTTCGAGTCCGCCCCCGCCTGGTACCGCAATCAAACCTACGTGTGGGAGGAGCGGCGGGGGTTGGAACGGCAGGAAGACGCTTGGAGCCCCGGACTCTATCGAATCCCGCTCAAGCCCGGCGAGGCGGTCCGCGTGGTCTACGCCGTCGGGCGGACCTCCATGGACGGGGCGGAGCGTTGGGAAGAGGAAGAGCGGGACCAGCGTCGCAAAATAGTCCGGGCGTCCCTGGTGCGGGGCCCTCTGGCGGGCGCGCTGTCGGCCGCCGCCGATCAATTCATCGTTTCCCGGGGCGAGGGTTTGACCGTCATTGCCGGGTATCCCTGGTTCGGGGATTGGAGCCGCGACGCCCTGGTGGCGTTTCCCGGGCTGTTTTTGGCCACGGGGCGATGGAACGAAGCCCCGGGGTTTTTGGACACTTACGCCCGCCACGTCCACGAGGGCCTGCTGCCCAACCGATTTCCCGAAGGGGGCGAAAGCACCCAATACAACGCCGTGGACGCCCCCCTGTGGTTCGTCCGGGCCGTTCAGGCTTACCACCGGGCGACCCACGACGACGACCGGGTGCGCGCCTGGCTGCCCGTCATGCGGGAGATCGTGGACAGCTACCAGCACGGCAACCAATACGACATCCGCATGGACCAGGACGGATTGATTGAAATTCCGGCGGGGGATTGGCCGCTCACCTGGATGGACGCTCGCGTCGACGGCAAGCCCGTCACCCCGCGGAACGGAAAACCCGTGGAAATTCAGGCCCTGTGGTACAACGCCCTTCAATTCCTGGTGGAGATCCAGTTGAAGCTCAAGGAACCCACCCGGGGGTACGACAAACTGGCCGGGGTGGCCCGTAAAAGCTTCAACGAGAAATTCTGGAACGAGGACGCCCAATGCCTTTTCGACGTCGTCGACGGCAAACGACGGGAAGCGGAGCTTCGCCCCAACGGCCTGTTGGCCGTGAGCCTCCCGTACGAAATTTTGGAGGAGAAAAACTTTAAGCCCCTGGTGGAAACCACCTGGTGGGAACTGTTGACCCCCCGGGGATTGCGCACCCTGTCCGCCTCCCACCTTTTGTACCGCGGGCGCCACGGCGGTCCCCCGGCCGACCGGGACCGGATGTACCATCAAGGCACCGTTTGGCCCTGGCTGTTGGGCCCCTTTGTCACCGCGTATGTTAAAGCGTTCGGTTCCACCGAGGAGTCCAAAAAACAAGTCGTGCGGTTTCTTCAGCCCCTGGTTCACCATTTGTCCGAGGCGGGCGTCGGGCAGGTGTCGGAATTCTTCGACGGGGACGCCCCCCACGCTCCCCAGGGGTGCCCGGCCCAGGCCTGGAGCGTGGGCGAAATCCTCCGCGTGCTCTGGGAAGAGGGAATCACCCTTTGA
- the sucD gene encoding succinate--CoA ligase subunit alpha, with translation MSILLNHDTKIIVQGITGSAGSFHAKGCKAYGSQVVGGVTPGKGGTDVEGIPVFNTVKEAVNATRATASMIFVPPPFAADAILEAADGGIGLIVAITEGIPVLDMARVKAALRGAPVRLVGPNGPGLITPGDDKRPGCKMGIMPGYIHKPGKIGIVSRSGTLTYEAVWQLSQRGLGQSTVVGIGGDPVQGSTFVDTLTLFQEDRDTEAVLMIGEIGGTAEEEAAHYFKSKMTKPLFAFIAGQTAPPGKRMGHAGAIVDAGGAGGKASRGTAAEKRAALETAGVKIVDSPADMGEIVFKALRV, from the coding sequence ATGAGCATTCTCCTCAACCACGACACCAAAATCATCGTCCAGGGGATCACCGGGTCCGCCGGGTCTTTCCACGCCAAGGGCTGCAAGGCCTACGGATCCCAGGTGGTGGGCGGCGTGACGCCGGGCAAGGGCGGCACCGACGTGGAGGGCATTCCCGTTTTTAACACCGTCAAAGAGGCGGTGAACGCCACGCGGGCCACGGCCTCCATGATCTTTGTGCCGCCCCCCTTCGCGGCCGACGCCATTTTGGAGGCGGCCGACGGCGGGATCGGTTTGATCGTCGCCATCACCGAAGGCATTCCCGTTTTGGACATGGCCCGGGTCAAAGCGGCCCTCCGGGGCGCGCCCGTCCGCTTGGTCGGCCCCAACGGGCCGGGGCTCATCACGCCGGGCGACGACAAGCGGCCCGGATGCAAGATGGGCATCATGCCGGGGTACATCCACAAGCCGGGAAAGATCGGCATCGTCTCCCGGTCCGGCACCTTGACCTACGAAGCGGTGTGGCAGTTGTCCCAGCGGGGTCTCGGCCAATCCACGGTGGTGGGCATCGGCGGCGACCCGGTTCAGGGCTCGACCTTTGTCGATACGCTGACCCTTTTCCAGGAAGACCGGGACACCGAAGCCGTTCTCATGATCGGCGAAATCGGCGGGACCGCCGAGGAAGAGGCGGCCCATTACTTCAAATCCAAGATGACCAAACCGCTTTTCGCCTTCATCGCCGGGCAAACCGCGCCCCCGGGCAAGCGCATGGGCCACGCGGGGGCCATCGTCGACGCCGGCGGCGCGGGGGGGAAAGCCTCCCGGGGCACCGCGGCCGAAAAGCGCGCCGCCTTGGAAACGGCGGGCGTTAAAATCGTGGATTCGCCGGCCGATATGGGGGAAATCGTTTTCAAGGCCCTCCGGGTTTAA
- the sucC gene encoding ADP-forming succinate--CoA ligase subunit beta, with protein sequence MKLHEYQAKILMGGFGLPVLTGAVIGKPGEAAAALKKIGQGPWVLKAQVHTGGRGKAGGVKLIKTPKEAAAFAKGLLGKTLVTHQTGPQGLVVRKILAEPAVKVEREIYVAVTLNRKTGKPVLILSAQGGMDIEELAASAPEKILRFDIDPLRGLEAFQAREAAFAAGLTGDLLSSAVAFFRNLAKLFMASDASLMEVNPLGVLKGKKGLSLLAMDAKVTIDDNAAFRHADLFDQADLGDLTAAERRAGKVGLSYIRLDGDIGCMVNGAGLAMATMDIIKLHGGEPANFLDVGGGATVDQVTEAFKIILSDAHVKVIFVNIFGGIMKCDVIAQGIVQAVRKTGLDRPLVVRLEGNRVEEGRKILAESGLAITPASDLTEGAKKAVALAAAAARGRPSSSDGAAAARGRPSSSDGAAAGRPS encoded by the coding sequence ATGAAGCTCCATGAGTACCAAGCGAAGATTTTAATGGGCGGTTTCGGCCTTCCGGTTCTCACGGGCGCGGTCATCGGTAAGCCCGGAGAAGCGGCCGCGGCCCTTAAGAAAATCGGCCAGGGCCCCTGGGTCCTGAAAGCCCAGGTCCACACGGGCGGCCGGGGCAAGGCCGGGGGCGTCAAACTCATTAAAACGCCCAAAGAGGCGGCCGCTTTCGCCAAGGGTCTTTTGGGCAAAACCCTGGTCACCCACCAGACCGGTCCCCAGGGTCTGGTGGTGCGGAAAATTTTGGCGGAACCGGCGGTCAAGGTGGAACGCGAGATCTACGTCGCCGTGACCCTCAACCGGAAGACGGGAAAGCCGGTCCTGATCCTTTCGGCCCAGGGCGGCATGGACATCGAGGAATTGGCCGCCAGCGCGCCGGAGAAAATTTTGCGGTTCGACATCGACCCCCTTCGGGGCTTGGAAGCCTTCCAGGCCCGGGAAGCGGCCTTCGCCGCGGGGTTGACCGGGGATTTGTTGAGTTCCGCCGTGGCTTTTTTCCGAAACCTGGCCAAGCTCTTCATGGCTTCGGACGCGAGCCTGATGGAAGTCAACCCGTTGGGCGTGCTGAAAGGGAAAAAAGGGTTGTCGCTTTTGGCCATGGACGCCAAGGTGACCATCGACGACAACGCCGCCTTCCGCCACGCCGATCTCTTCGACCAGGCCGACCTGGGGGACCTGACCGCCGCCGAACGCCGCGCCGGGAAAGTCGGCCTCTCCTACATCCGCTTGGACGGCGACATCGGCTGCATGGTGAACGGCGCCGGCCTGGCCATGGCCACCATGGACATTATCAAACTGCACGGCGGCGAACCCGCGAACTTTTTGGACGTGGGGGGCGGCGCCACCGTCGACCAGGTGACCGAGGCCTTTAAAATCATCCTGTCCGACGCCCACGTGAAAGTGATCTTCGTTAACATTTTCGGCGGCATCATGAAATGCGACGTCATCGCCCAGGGCATCGTTCAGGCGGTCCGCAAAACCGGCCTCGACCGGCCCCTGGTCGTGCGTTTGGAAGGCAACCGGGTGGAGGAAGGCCGGAAGATTTTGGCCGAATCCGGCCTCGCCATCACCCCCGCCTCGGATTTGACCGAGGGCGCCAAGAAAGCCGTCGCGCTGGCGGCGGCCGCCGCTAGGGGCCGTCCCAGTTCGTCGGATGGGGCGGCCGCCGCTAGGGGCCGTCCCAGTTCGTCGGATGGGGCCGCCGCCGGGAGGCCGTCATGA
- a CDS encoding CBS domain-containing protein: protein MSAKTDRRLKEKKIGEVVNPRLIQAPADISVQRALDVMRENKSSYLVISEGKRVVGMFTESDVTRKLLNKKNEWGRPVRDFMTADPIVLRMDDNVGRAVDLMAENDIYHVPLVNEKQELINVLSVRTLIRFLAEFYPGEVYNIPPNPHQVHHTAEGG from the coding sequence ATGAGCGCCAAAACCGATCGTCGCCTTAAAGAAAAGAAAATCGGGGAAGTGGTCAATCCCCGATTGATCCAGGCTCCCGCGGACATTTCCGTTCAACGCGCCCTGGACGTGATGCGCGAGAACAAGTCCTCTTATCTCGTCATTTCCGAAGGCAAACGCGTGGTCGGCATGTTCACCGAATCCGACGTCACCCGCAAACTCCTCAACAAGAAAAACGAATGGGGCCGCCCCGTGCGGGACTTCATGACCGCCGACCCCATCGTCCTCCGGATGGACGACAACGTGGGCCGCGCCGTGGACCTCATGGCCGAAAACGACATCTACCACGTCCCCCTGGTCAACGAAAAGCAGGAACTCATCAACGTTCTGAGCGTCCGCACCCTGATCCGCTTTTTGGCCGAATTCTACCCGGGGGAGGTGTACAACATCCCCCCCAACCCGCACCAAGTGCACCACACCGCCGAGGGGGGCTGA
- a CDS encoding 2-oxoacid:acceptor oxidoreductase subunit alpha — protein sequence MQLTGDQFTDTTAVMGNDFATLPDFPAEIRAPAGTLPGVSSFQIQFANSLIFTPGDMADVLIAMNPAALKVNTRHIKKGGLMILNENAFDKDGLEKAAYAANPLEDGSLRDWQVLKVPLSDLTANALKDHPLRPNDVDRCKNFFALGLMFWLYDRSFDHTVDWISKKFAKKPEFVNANIAALKAGYNHADITELMPTRFEVRKSALEPGTYRKITGNEAASIGLITAAELAGKTLFLGSYPITPASSILQDLSYHKEFGVKTFQAEDEIAAIGSAIGAAFGGELGVTTTSGPGLCLKSEALNLAIIAELPLVVVNVQRCGPSTGMPTKTEQTDLLQAMFGRNGESPVIIVAPKSPADCFDVAIEAVRLALTHMTPVILLSDGYLSNSAEPWKLPDIAKFPKITVTHPTTWKGPFTPYARDPKTLARAWAKPGTPGLQHRIGGLEKNDVTGAVSYDPENHEKMGLIRAEKVARVADDIAPLTVRGADQGRLLVLGWGSTYGPIYQAVSEVTEAGRPVSQAHLTHLNPFPKNTGEILAKFEKVLVPELNSGQLLMLLRHRFPKVDFTGYNRVRGVPFYVSEVREAIEAAL from the coding sequence ATGCAGTTGACGGGGGACCAGTTCACCGACACCACCGCCGTCATGGGGAACGACTTCGCCACCCTGCCGGACTTCCCGGCGGAAATCCGCGCCCCCGCCGGCACCCTGCCCGGCGTCTCCAGTTTTCAAATCCAATTCGCCAACTCCCTGATTTTCACCCCGGGCGACATGGCCGACGTCCTGATCGCCATGAACCCCGCCGCCCTTAAAGTCAACACCCGCCACATTAAAAAGGGCGGCCTGATGATTTTAAACGAGAACGCCTTCGACAAGGACGGCCTGGAAAAAGCCGCCTACGCCGCCAACCCCCTGGAGGACGGCAGCCTGCGGGACTGGCAGGTCCTCAAAGTTCCCCTCTCGGACCTGACGGCCAACGCTCTCAAAGACCACCCCCTCCGCCCCAACGACGTGGACCGGTGCAAAAACTTTTTCGCCCTGGGCCTCATGTTCTGGCTCTACGACCGAAGCTTCGACCACACCGTCGACTGGATTTCCAAGAAATTCGCCAAGAAACCCGAATTTGTGAACGCCAACATCGCCGCCCTGAAAGCCGGCTACAACCACGCCGACATCACGGAACTCATGCCCACCCGCTTCGAAGTTCGGAAATCCGCCCTGGAACCGGGGACCTACCGGAAGATCACGGGCAACGAAGCCGCGTCCATCGGGTTGATCACCGCCGCCGAATTGGCCGGCAAGACCCTCTTTCTGGGCTCCTACCCCATCACGCCGGCCTCGAGCATCCTTCAAGATTTGTCCTATCACAAGGAATTCGGGGTCAAAACCTTCCAGGCCGAGGACGAAATCGCGGCCATCGGGTCCGCCATCGGGGCGGCCTTCGGCGGCGAACTCGGGGTGACCACCACCTCGGGCCCCGGCCTTTGCCTCAAGTCCGAAGCCCTTAATTTGGCCATCATTGCCGAGCTTCCGCTCGTGGTCGTGAACGTCCAGCGGTGCGGACCGTCGACCGGCATGCCCACCAAGACGGAGCAAACGGACCTCCTGCAAGCCATGTTCGGCCGGAACGGGGAATCCCCGGTGATCATCGTGGCGCCCAAAAGCCCCGCGGACTGCTTCGACGTGGCCATCGAAGCCGTGCGACTGGCTCTGACCCACATGACCCCCGTGATTTTGCTTTCCGACGGCTACCTGTCCAACAGCGCCGAACCCTGGAAGCTACCCGACATCGCCAAATTTCCGAAGATCACCGTCACGCACCCGACGACCTGGAAGGGTCCCTTCACCCCCTACGCCCGGGACCCGAAGACCCTGGCCCGGGCCTGGGCCAAACCCGGCACCCCGGGCCTCCAGCACCGCATCGGCGGCCTGGAGAAAAACGACGTCACCGGGGCGGTGAGCTACGATCCGGAAAACCACGAGAAAATGGGCCTCATCCGCGCCGAAAAAGTGGCCCGGGTGGCCGACGACATCGCCCCCCTGACCGTCCGCGGCGCCGACCAAGGCCGATTGCTGGTCCTGGGCTGGGGCAGCACCTACGGCCCCATTTACCAAGCCGTGAGCGAAGTGACGGAGGCCGGCCGTCCCGTGTCCCAGGCGCATCTGACCCATTTAAATCCCTTCCCCAAAAACACCGGGGAAATCCTCGCCAAATTCGAAAAGGTGCTGGTGCCGGAACTGAACAGCGGTCAACTGCTGATGCTCCTGCGCCACCGGTTCCCGAAAGTTGATTTCACGGGCTACAACCGCGTGCGCGGCGTGCCCTTTTACGTTTCCGAAGTTCGCGAAGCCATCGAGGCGGCCCTATGA
- a CDS encoding 2-oxoacid:ferredoxin oxidoreductase subunit beta — protein sequence MTDVPVPSGAEKRPTFTKNDFVSGAEVRWCPGCGDYSILGAMQQTLAKFDIPRENHVFVSGIGCSSRFPYYMNTYGFHTIHGRAPTVATGLRCVNPDLSIWVITGDGDGLSIGGNHLLHAMRRNLNFNILLVNNQIYGLTKGQYSPTSPTGKMTKSSPYGSIDHPINPLCIAIASEATFIARTLDSDPRHMSATLERAMKHKGISFVEVYQNCIIFNDKAHGPVTGRETRDDRMVYLEHGKPLLFGKNKNKTLRLNGLYPEITDFDPTDTRGLLIHNETDPRPNHAYLLTQLIYPDFPVPFGVFRAVEKPTYDDLMNQQIRDIVATKGKGTLEKLIYSGDTWRVQ from the coding sequence ATGACCGACGTCCCCGTTCCCTCCGGCGCCGAAAAGCGCCCCACCTTCACGAAAAACGATTTCGTGTCCGGCGCCGAGGTCCGTTGGTGCCCCGGCTGCGGCGACTACTCCATTTTGGGGGCCATGCAGCAGACCCTGGCCAAGTTCGACATCCCCCGGGAAAACCACGTCTTCGTCTCGGGCATCGGCTGCTCTTCCCGGTTCCCCTATTACATGAACACCTACGGGTTCCACACGATTCACGGCCGGGCGCCGACCGTGGCCACGGGCCTGCGTTGCGTGAACCCCGACCTCTCCATTTGGGTCATCACCGGCGACGGCGACGGGCTTTCCATCGGCGGCAACCATTTGCTCCACGCCATGCGGCGGAACTTGAATTTCAACATTCTGCTGGTCAACAACCAGATTTACGGCCTGACCAAGGGGCAATATTCCCCCACCTCCCCGACGGGCAAAATGACAAAGTCGTCGCCCTACGGGTCCATCGACCACCCCATCAACCCGCTCTGCATCGCCATCGCTTCCGAAGCCACGTTCATCGCCCGCACGCTGGATTCCGACCCCCGCCACATGAGCGCCACCCTGGAGCGGGCCATGAAGCACAAGGGCATCTCCTTCGTCGAGGTGTACCAGAACTGCATCATTTTCAACGACAAGGCCCACGGGCCCGTCACGGGCCGGGAAACCCGGGACGACCGAATGGTGTATTTGGAGCACGGCAAGCCGCTCCTGTTCGGCAAAAACAAAAACAAGACCCTCCGCCTCAACGGCCTTTATCCCGAAATCACGGACTTCGACCCCACCGACACCCGGGGGCTCCTGATCCACAACGAAACGGACCCGCGGCCCAACCACGCCTACCTGCTCACGCAGTTGATTTACCCCGATTTCCCCGTCCCCTTCGGCGTGTTCCGCGCCGTGGAAAAACCGACCTACGACGACCTGATGAACCAGCAGATCCGGGACATCGTCGCCACAAAAGGCAAGGGCACCCTGGAAAAATTGATCTACAGCGGCGACACCTGGAGGGTCCAATGA
- a CDS encoding CBS domain-containing protein, whose amino-acid sequence MSANPCPFCGHENLPGDDRCGQCLHSLMQRQIPSARRLGDEFRDALLNEPVSELLTGIDLLVCSPKDSLDKILKIFQKEKKGCVLVYEKKKMVGVLSNRDLLLRAAGPGDDLTKLTVEDAMTRNPSYVRPEDPIAFAVNKMSVGGYRHLPVIRADGTPVSILLIRDILRYLSASKKEY is encoded by the coding sequence ATGAGCGCGAACCCCTGCCCCTTTTGCGGACACGAAAATCTCCCCGGCGACGACCGGTGCGGCCAGTGCCTCCATTCGTTGATGCAACGGCAAATCCCCTCGGCCCGGCGGTTGGGCGACGAATTCCGGGACGCGCTTCTGAACGAACCGGTGTCGGAACTGCTGACGGGCATCGACCTGCTGGTCTGCAGCCCCAAGGACTCCCTGGACAAAATCCTCAAGATCTTTCAAAAAGAGAAGAAGGGCTGCGTCCTGGTCTACGAGAAGAAAAAAATGGTCGGCGTGTTGTCCAACCGGGACCTCCTGTTGCGGGCCGCCGGTCCCGGAGACGACCTGACGAAGCTCACCGTGGAAGACGCCATGACCCGCAACCCCAGTTACGTCCGTCCCGAGGACCCCATCGCTTTCGCCGTCAACAAAATGTCCGTGGGCGGCTACCGCCACCTCCCGGTCATTCGGGCGGACGGAACGCCCGTCAGCATCTTGCTCATTCG